The window TGTGGGATTTGCGGCCACAAGCCTGTTTGACGCCGGAAATGCGGTGATGTGCACCGGGATGACTTATACTCTGGCCAGCATGGTCATAGGAGAAGAGGAAAAGCCTTCTATAAAAAAGGTGGTGCTTAAGCTGTTTTCCTCGGCTCCTTTTGATGCTTATGTCCTTATGACTGTTTTAAGCATATTAAATATTAAGCTGCCTTCTGTCCTGATCAGCCTTGCGGATACAGCAGGCGGAGCCAATGCGTTTCTTGCTCTCTTAATGATTGGAATCGGTTTTGAGATCCGTATGGAAAAGGAAAAAATGAGCCAGATTTTCAGAATATTAGGGGTGCGGTATATCATCGGGGTATTAATGGCAGTTGGATTTTACTATCTGGCGCCCTTTGGGCTGGAGGTGCGCCAGGCGCTGGCCATTGTGTCCTTAGGCCCTGTATCGTCGGTGGCACCTGCTTTTACCGGTGCTTTAAAGGGGGATATCGAGACGGCAAGCGCAGTTAATTCTTTGTCAATTGTGATCAGCATAGCTGCGATCACGGCAGCTCTGATCATTCTTTTGTGAAAATTTTTTTTATGACGCTTGACAAACAGCTTAACCGTGCTATAATCTAAAATTATAAAGCAATACAGAAAAAGCATTGACAAGACCAGTATCATATCAGGAAAGGCCAGAGAGAGGCGTGTTTGGTGGAAGCGCTTTACGGGAATGACATGAGAAGACCAGCTTGGAGCGTCCCTTAATGGGGAACGGTGACTCCGTTATCGTCGTAAGAAGTGGTTTGGACATTTATTTTGTTCACTCAAAAAGGGTGGAACCGCGATTTCTTTGAATAGAATCGTCCCTTTCTGTATGGAAACATACGGAAAGGGGCTTTTTTTGTAGAAAAGTTCTCTGAACTTCTCTGCAAAATAAAAATGCTCCGCTGTGGATGTGCACTGCGGCGTAAGCGGTGGATGCCGTTATGCGACCGCCGCAGACGCAAGAGTTTGCTTCGCAAACTCTTTATTCTTCACAATAATAATAAGAAAAGGAGATTGATGGAAAATGAAGATTACGTTAAAAGACGGCTCAGTCAAGGAATATGAACATGCAATGTCAGTGATTGACATCGCTTCTGATATAAGCGAAGGCCTGGCCAGAAATGCCTGCGCAGGCGAAGTGGATGGAAAGGTTGTAGATTTGAGGACAGTGGTTGAAGAGGACTGCAGTTTAAGCATTCTCACGGTAAACGATCCTGCAGGTCTTTCTGCTTACCGCCATACAGCAAGCCACATCCTGGCTCAGGCAGTAAAAAGGCTGTATCCTCAGGCAAAGCTTGCCATCGGACCTTCCATTGAAAATGGGTTTTATTATGATTTTGATATCCCATCCTTTTCAAGAGAAGATCTGGATAAAATTGAAAACGAGATGAAGAAGATCATAAAGGAAGGGACAAAAATTGAGCGCTTTACCCTTCCAAGAGAAGAAGCAATCAAATTCATGGAGGAAAAGGGCGAGCCTTATAAGGTAGAGCTGATCCAGGATCTTCCGGAAGGTGCGGAGATTTCTTTCTACCGCCAGGGCGAATTTACGGATCTTTGTGCAGGACCTCACCTGATGAGCACAAAGCCCATCAAGGCATTTAAGCTCACTTCTTCCTCAGGAGCATACTGGAGAGGCAGCGAGAAGAATGCCATGCTGACCCGTGTATACGGCACTGCTTTCGCCAAAAAGGAAGAGTTAAATGAATATCTGGAATATCTGGCAAATATCAAAAACCGGGATCATAACAAGCTGGGCCGTGACTTGGAGATTTTTGCAACAGTGGATGTAATCGGCCAGGGACTTCCTCTTTTGATGCCAAAGGGTGCAAAAATTGTCCAGACCATGCAAAGATGGATCGAGGATGAAGAAGAGAAGCGGGGATATATGAGAACAAAGACCCCTCTCATGGCAAAGAAGGACTTATACATCATTTCCGACCACTGGGATCATTACAAGGAAGGCATGTTTGTTCTGGGAAATGAGGAAACGGATGATGAAGTATTTGCCCTCCGTCCAATGACCTGTCCGTTCCAGTACTATGTTTATAAACAAAGCCAGAAATCCTACAGGGATCTGCCTTGCAGATACGGCGAGACTTCCACCCTGTTCCGCAACGAGGATTCCGGCGAAATGCACGGATTGACCCGTGTACGGCAGTTTACTATTTCCGAAGGCCATTTAATCGTACGCCCTGACCAGATTGAAGAAGAGTTTAAGGGCTGCGTGGATCTGGCGAAATACTGTCTCACAACTCTTGGCCTGGAAGGCGACGTGACCTATCAGATGTCCAAATGGGATCCAAACAAGGCAGATCATTATCTGGGAACACCGGAAATGTGGGATGAAGTGGAAGGCATGATGAGAAAGATCCTGGACCACATCGGAATCCAGTATACGGAAGCTGCGGGAGAAGCGGCATTCTACGGGCCAAAGCTGGATATTCAGGCAAAGAACGTATACGGCAAGGAAGATACCATGATCACCATTCAGCTTGACATGTTCTTAGCGGAGCGTTTTGATATGAGCTTTGTAGATAAGGATGGAACAAAGAAACGTCCTTATATCATCCACAGAACTTCCATGGGCTGCTATGAAAGAACCCTTGCATGGCTGATTGAAAAATACGAAGGAGCATTCCCAACCTGGTTATGTCCGGAGCAGGTGCGCGTTCTTCCTATTTCTGAAAAATATCATGAATATGCAGGGAAGGTTGCGTCTCAGTTAAAGGAAAACGGCATTCTGGCAACGGTTGACGAGCGTGCGGAAAAAATCGGATATAAAATCCGTGAAGCGCGTTTGTCAAAGCTTCCTTATATGCTGGTAGTAGGCCAGAAGGAGGAAGAAGATGGTGTTGTATCTGTCCGCAGCCGTTTCAACGGCGATGAGGGACAGCGCCCGCTTTCCGATTTTATTGATGATATCTGCCGTGAGATCCGCACAAAGGAAATCAAAAAGGTAAATGTAACAGAAGAAGCAAAATAAACAGAACTTGTCATGGTTCATGAAAACAGCGAGAGAAAGGCTTGTGAGAATAGTTTCCTTTTTCAAGGTGCATACTACTCCTGAAACATCATTTTAAGTAAGAATATCAGGAGGAAATGGGCCATGACAAAATTAGACTGTAATGTAACAAGCTGTCTTCACAATTCCGATAATTATTGCTGCAAGTCCGCCATCATCGTAGAGGGATCTCAGGCAAAGGACAGCTATGATACCTGCTGCGGAAGCTTTGATGAGAATAAGGACGGTACCTTCCATAACTTGTTCAAAACTCCGGAAAGCCGCCTGGAGGTGGACTGCGAGGCTGTCAACTGCGTATACAATGAAGGCCGACACTGTTCAGCAGAGCACATCGGAATTGCAGGAGACGGTGCAAGCTCATCAGAGCATACCGAATGTTCAACTTTTAAAACCAGATAAACCTGCGGAAATAAAATGCGCCAGGATAAGTCCTGACGCATTTTATTTTGAACAGGCTGCCGGTCATAAAATCATAACAAAGGTTCCCGCTGTAATCAGAAGGATTCCTATAAGCTTATTCATGGTGAATTGTTCGTGGAGTATGAGAAAAGCCAAAAGAACGGTGAGAACAATGCTCAGTTTATCCACAGGAACCACCTTGGAAGCTTCCCCTATTTGAAGGGCTTTGTAATAGCAGATCCAGGAGAGGCCGGTGGCAAGGCCGGACAGGATGAGAAAAAGCCAGCTTTTTCTGCTGATTTCGGAAAGTCCGGTCTGGGCTCCCGTTAGAAAAACGATCATCCAGGCCATGAGTACCACCACAACCGTCCGGATGGCCGTAGCCAGATTGGAATTGACTCCTTCAATTCCCATTTTAGCCAGAATGGAAGTAAAGGCGGCAAAAATGGAAGAAAGAAGAGCGAAAACAAACCACATATCATGCCTCCTGATGTTTTTATTTTATTACATATTATGATTGTAGCCCTGATGTTGGGAAGTTGCAAGAAAAATATTATAAGGAAAGTATGCATGCTTTGAAAAATATGTTGACAGAAAGCTAAATATATAGTATTATAACATAAGTTGTGAAAACAGCAAACAGGAAAGTAGGTATCCGCCTCACCACGGCACGAGTAAGTGTCCCTGGTTCATAGCCTTTGGTACATAGGTGTACTTTATGGAGACTTTGGTGGTGGATAGCGTTTGTCTATCTACTTTTTTTATGCCTATGGGCAAGCAATGTGGAATCCAGCCAACACACACTATATAATGGAGGTGCACGACAATTAGCGATTTAATGATTAATGAACAGATCAGAGATAAGGAAGTTCTGTTGATTGGTGAAAACGGAGAAAAATTAGGGATCATGTCTACCAGGGATGCTTTGCAGATGGCAAAGGAAGCAGAACTGGATCTGGTTAAGATTGCTCCGACTGCAAAACCACCGGTTTGTAAGATTATTGATTATGGTAAATATCGTTATGAACTGGCAAGGAAAGAAAAAGAAGCTAAAAAGAAACAGAAGGTAATCGAAGTAAAGGAAGTTCGTTTATCTCCTAACATTGACACCAACGATTTAAACACGAAGATGAGCGCCGCAAGGAAGTTCCTCGAAAAGGGAGATAAAGTTAAGGTAACCTTACGTTTCAGAGGTCGTGAGATGGCGCATATGTCAAAGTCAAGGTATATTTTGGATGACTTCGCTGAGAAGTTAGCCGATATTGCGGTTATTGACAAGCCAGCTAAGGTGGAAGGAAGAAGCATGATTATATTTTTGAATGCAAAACGCCAGTAGAACATTATCAAGGAGGAAAATACAATGCCTAAATTAAAAACAAGCAAATCAGCTGCAAAACGCTTTAAAGTTACAGGAACAGGAAAGCTTGTAAGAAATAAAGCTTACAAATCTCACATCTTAACTAAGAAATCTACTAAGAGAAAAAGAAACCTTAGAAAAGATATCGTTACCGATGCAACCAACGCAAAAGTAATGAAGAAGATTTTACCATATTTATAGGATCTTAAGTTAAGAAGGAGGAAAAACTGATGGCAAGAATTAAAGGCGGTATGAACGCTAAGAAAAAACATAACAGAGTGTTAAAGATGGCTAAAGGCTATAGAGGCGCTCGTTCCAAACAGTATAGAGTAGCAAAGCAGTCCGTTATGAGAGCATTAACAAGCTCTTATGCAGGCAGAAAAGAAAGAAAGAGACAGTTCAGACAGTTATGGATTGCCCGTATTAACGCTGCAGCCCGTATCAATGGTGTATCTTACAGTGTATTTATGCACGGCTTAAAGTTAGCTGGAGTTGATTTAAACAGAAAAGTTCTGGCTGACATGGCAGTGAATGATGCAGAAGGCTTCGCAAAATTAGCAGAGCTGGCAAAATCCAAAGTGGCTTAATTGAGTATACAAGCCCCGTAAACCTCGTGTTTGCGGGGCTTTTTTTGCCCTCAAGTACCGAGAAATGAAAAAAATTGATTCGTGATATACAAATAATATAATTAGTATATGGCAAGCTTCCTTTAATGAAGAGATTCAAACCGCCGGCAGACTATGCCATAGTTTTGGACGGTAGGAACATATGGGACTTTTTCGGCGCAAAGCCGGCAAGCAGGTTCGTGTTTCTTTTTCATTGAAAAAGCTTCCCCATATATGTGATTACACTATGCCGGAATATAGATCAAAGTACAAAAAAACGGTGCCAGGAGGTTAGAAGAGCGAAATTAGGATTCCCCGGAGAGCCGGAAAAAAGAATATAAGGACGCAAAGTAAAATAGATTTCTTTTACATGGATTTAAAAGAAGCCTGTTTTGCTGAAGATGGGGTTGTAACCTGTCAGAGTGTTATTTAAAGCTTAGTTTTAATTGAAAAAATCCAATAAGTGAAGAGTAAATATCCCATAAAAAGGAATGCTTGGAGAATTTATTATCACTGTTTAGACAGACCCGGCAAAATCAGGTTTTTTTGCTGCAATAATATCCCGGCAACATGGTGCAATTGAGCAGCAGTATTAATGTATGAATGATTTTCATGCAGTATTATCTGCAGCCAAACTGGGAGTGTTATAAAGTAAAGCCTGGTACTAGTACTTTTAAAGAGTAAATTGGATAAATTGTTTTTCATTAAATCACCTCAAAAATATAGTGCGCTGAGTGAAAAATAATAATACAGGAAGTATTTGGAAGAATAAAGAAAGATGACTCTTTGTGGTATCTTACAAACCAGGTCAATAAAAAATTCATAAGCAAGAATCAGTTAATAAGCCTATTTCGTTAGGTAAAAATAAGGCAAAAGCAGTATCCTAATTTTATAGAATACTGCTTTTGGATTAAAATATTGTTTTACTATTCATGATTCCATACGACAAAACAAAACGGGTGATCAGCAGGATCAAGCATAGTAACCCATTCCTCACCGCCATATTGCCCGTTAGCAATTCTGGCACCTAACTCAATCGCTTTTTCCGTTGCTTCTTTTAATTCACTTTTATCTGTTACTGCAAAATCCAAATGTGACATCATCTGTTGCTGCCCTGGCTGTGAGGGCCATGTGGGAGAGATGTAGTTTTTATCATATTGAAAAGCGATTCCAATATCCTCTTCCATTGAATGTATCCCAACAAAAGTATCTATTTCAAAGACTACTGGCCAATGCAAAAGTCCTGTGTAAAAAGACAGTAATTGGGGTATATTACGGCATTCTAATATTATTGTTTTTAATTTTATATCCATATGAACAAAGCCTCTTCTGTTTTTCTTAATTGTAACAAGAGTAGTTGTTGTTTGAAACCTCAATAACAATTATAAATGACTATGAGCATAATTCTGCTGTTATGCAAAATAGCAAACAACAGCTATAAATGGCAATTCTGAATATCAGGGTTATTTGCCCAGGCAGAATCACCCTGTTTTTCTCTTTTTGGGCAACTGGTACAGTATCTGATTCTATTCATTTTAATGTATGTGATTGTGATTCCTGTATGAATGAATGCTGTACCTATCTGGTTGTAGTTACATTTAATGTCAGTCCTGTTATCGGTGGTATAACACTCAGCGCCATTGTTACCGAAAATGGCTGTGAATGCTAAGAGCCGGCCTGGCTGGATCGGCCGGAGACACCGGACAAACTGGCCCGTCTGTGAATTTTTATTACATAATTAACATGGCTTATCTTTATAACACCAAAACCAATCGATACAATTTAAATTTGATATTTGAGGCTCATTGGCACGTTCTAACAATTGATCATAGGTGCGGGGAGGTGGAGTCATTACAGGTTTGCCCGGATCCCAGTTTGCAGGGGTGACGACACCACATTTATCTGATATTTGAAGGGCAGTTAACAAACGGAGTATTTCACAAATGTTTCTGCCATTTGTTAAAGGATAAATTAGAATTGCACGTATTTTCTGATTTGGATCAATGAGATAAACATTTCGTACAGTCTCTTGCGTAGAGGTATCGGGAGCAATCATGCCATAAAGGTTTGCAACTTCGGCCATACGATCTGCAATTATTGGAAAAGGAATTTGAATACCTGTTAACTGATAAATTTGATTTACCCATGCCAGGTGAGAAGAGTTACTGTCTATGCTCAGTCCGATTAGTTTTGTATTTAATAATTCAAACTGATCGTTTGCTTGTGCAAAAGCGACAAATTCAGTAGTACAAACAGGAGTAAAGTCACCTGGATGAGAAAACAGAACAACCCAGTATCCTTTATAATCCGATAGTCTTATAGGCCCGAATGTTGTCACAGCAGTAAAATCAGGAGCTGTCATACCAATGCTTACGTTCATAAATGTACCTAAAAAATAGATTTAGATATTATATGACAGTATAAATAGCGTGTTTCAAGTTATTACAATTTTAATTTTAAATAAATTAAATCATTGTTAATTGGTCCAATACTGAGCCTGGTATAGCCGGCAGGCTGACCAGGCAGTCAGCACTGCCTTCCACAGCATGCACATCTTTTCTTCCGGTCCCATATAATAAGATATAAAATTAATAAAAGAGGTGCAATATGAGTTGTTTTTGGGGCGGCTGTAATAACAACTGCAGACGTAATTGTAACAATAACTGTGGCTGCATTAGTAATAGCGGATGTAATAATAAATGTAATTGTGAAGCTGAAAAAGACGAATGCGAAAAGGAAAGAAGAGAAGCTTATTGTGCAGGTTTTCGGGATGGCTGTAACAGTGCTTCCCGTTGGCGCAACGATGATGATTGCGGATGCTAGTTGATGCAGGATAAGATATAAGCCTGCAGGAAACTTAAGTTTCCGCTCTGGAATGTGACCCCAACAGGCGTTTAAATACCATCCTAACAGGTGAGCGCGTTGAATAACGTGACTGCCGGCAGAAAAATATAATAACACAATCATTGACTATAAATAGCCCCGGGACTTTTGTCTTCGGGGCTATTGTATTTCTGTAAACGACAATTTACTGAAAAATTTCTGATCGTAAGGGATAATATCCATCTTCAAGATCATGTTACGCAGAGAAGGAGGCGCTGAAGTAAAAACGACAACTTTTCCCGTACTGTTCCGTTCCTTGGAGAGTGATGACCTGCTGACAGACAGGCTTGATTTTCTGCCCATCGGCTTCGGCAGCGTTACAAGTATTGGCGGTGTGGGTCCTTCCTGTTTTGACGGCAGAATTTGAAATTTTTTGTTATAAAATTGAAAAACATTTAAAGGAATATGTTCAAAAAAGATATTTTATGATAAAATATTGATAAGTGAATTAAGATACGAGGAGGTGTTACCTGTGATTGCAACAGAACGTAAACGGTATATTATACAGCAGTTAAATGAAAAAGGCATTATTAATTTAAAAGAAATAGCAAAAGAGCTGAAAATATCAGAGATTACAGCACGCCGTGATTTTGAAAAACTGGAAGCAGAAGGCAAGCTGAAACGGGTCCTGGGCGGAGCTACTTTGGACACGGACCAGGAGATGGCCCCAGATGGAGCAGAACTTACAATGAAAGAGAAGAAAATGCTTCATAAAAAGGAAAAGGAACGGATCGCTGAGTTTGCAGCCCAATTTGTTCAGGATGACGACAGCGTATTCCTGGATGCGGGGACTTCCATGGTTCCTCTCATGCGGATACTTGAGAAAAGAAAAATCAAAATAGTAACATACAACGAACTGTTGATCAGCAGCATTCACAATCCGGTTGCCGAGATATTTGTGGTAGGCGGGCAGCACCGCCCCTATTACAGCATGAACGTAGGCCCTGTTGCTCAGGATGTGCTGAAGCAGTTTTATTTTAACAAAGCATTTCTGGGCTGCTCCGGCGTGGATTTTTCCCAGGGAATGGTATATACTACGGAGATGGAGAGCCTTCTTATGAAGAGGATTGCTTTGGAGAATGCATATGAGTCCTATCTCCTGGTGGATCACAGCAAGATCGGCAGACGGAATTATTTGAAGCTGGCTGAAACCTCTGCCTTTACCAGCATAATCTGTGATAAAAGAGGGGATGAGGAAGACCGCGGTTATCCGGAAAATGTTAAAATTATATAGATTTTATTGAAATGTGTACACAAACAATAGAAATGTCATGTCGGACAATAATCATTCTTTCTGACATGACTTTCTTATTACATATAAATGATAAAAAATGATAATTCAATGATTTGTATTATAAAAAAAGATAAAAAATGATAAAAAATGATTGAGATTGAATGTGAGGTGTGTTATAATGTACTTATCATAGAAGGAAACCAAAAAACGAGGAGGATTCATAATGAAAACGCAGGACCCTAGGAAAAGAAAGATTCTTGAATCGTTCAAAGGCGGGTTGATTGTATCCTGCCAGGTTCAGCAGGATGATCCCATTTACAGCAACGATATTGTGGTGAAAATGGCACAAGCCGCTGAATGGGCGGGAGCGGTGGGAATCAGAGCCAATTCCCCGAAACAGATCCGGGCGATCCGGGCAGCGGTGGACCTTCCCATCATCGGCCTGTATAAGATCTGGCATGATGATACGGAGGTGTTTATTACACCGACCCTGGAAGCGGCAAAGGAGGTATGGGAGGCAGGGGCTGATATCATCGCCATGGACTGTACGGAACAGATCACTCATGAAAAGACGGCTGCTTATGAGCTGATTTCAAAGGTAAAAGAAGCAATTCCGAAAGCAATGACCTTTGCGGACATCTCTACATATGATGAGGCAAAACGCGCGGTTGAATTGGGCGCAGATTTAGTAGGGCCTACGCTTTACGGGTATACGGCGGCGACAAAAGATATTGAATTGCCTGATTTAAGAGAATTTGCGAGAATGTGCAGAGATTTTGGAGATAATGCTTATATGGTTATGGAAGGCCATATCTACACCCCGGAGGATGCGATGAAATGCATGTTTCTGGGAGCACATACGGTGGTGGTGGGAAGTGCCATTACCAGGCCTCATCTTACTGCAAAGCGTTTTGTGGATCTTCTAAGCGGTTACCAGAACAACTGGAGGGAAGCAGAAAGAAGCAAGCATATATGCAGCGTCTTATGACGGCCGGGTCAGAATCTGTGAAATAAACCGGGCACATAGGAGCCTGGCGCCAGGGGAGTGTGCCGGTTTCTGTTCTGGTTTTTTAGGGCAGGAGAAACGGCAGCAGAGAATGATGGAGGAACAGATTGTTTTGCTTGGAGTATGGCAACTAAAAAACATTATAAATGTTATAGGAGGGAATATGTTTTTAAGAGTAGACGACCGTTTGGTACATGGGCAGGTAGTAACTGCATGGCTGAAGCAGCTGAAAGCAAAGGTGATCATCGCTGTTGATGATACGGCGGCAACGAATATAATTATCACCAAGGCTTTGAAAATGGCAACTCCCAAAAATGTGGAGCTGGTTGTTGCAACCGTGGAGGATGGGATGAAGGTCCTGTCAAAGTACAATGAAAATGAAGTGATGATTATCACGAAAGCGCCGGTAACGGCAAAGCGGATCATAGACGCCAATCCCGATTATAAGTGGACCGTAAATGTTGGGAATGTGGGCATGGCGGGAGGAAGAAAAAAGTTCGCCCAGACCGTACATTTGGATGAAGAAAATTATGCGGCCGTATGTGGGTTAAAGGATCACAAAAATGTGGAAATTTTCATGCAGACAGTACCCGGACAGCCGGAAAACCGGTTCTGAGGATAAGGAGGAGAGATTATGACGTTTTTGCAAGCAGTTCTTATTGCACTTTTTGCCTATCTGGCCTGGATTGCCACTCCATGGCTGGGAGGACAGGGAATTTCCTATCATGTGTTTGGAAAACCTCTTGTGGCTGGATTGATTGTAGGTCTTATTATGGGCGATGTGAAAAACGGGATCATTATCGGAGCCACCATCAATGCCTTATATATCGGCGCGGTAACTCCGGGCGGAGCCATGGCATCTGATATTAATATTGCAGGATATGTGGGCACTGCTCTTGCCTTATCAACGGCTGTATCTGCAGAAATGGCTGTTTCCATAGCTGTTCCCCTGGGGCTGGTAGGGACATTTGTATGGCAGCTGTTTGCCACCATCAATTCCTTTCTGGTACATAAAACAGATAAGTATGCGGCGGAGGGCAACGTGGCAAAGCTTACTTTCATGACTCTTGGCCTTCCTCAGATGATTGCTTTTGTACTTCGGTTCATACCGGTATTTTTAGTGTTGTACTTTGGGGCCTCTGCTGCCCAGAATATTGTCCAGTTCATACCGGAGTGGCTTACAAAGATCATCACTGTCATCGGCGGCATGCTTCCTGCGTTAGGTATGGCTGTTCTTCTTAAAATGCTTCTGTCAACACCATCCCTTCTGGGATATTTTATACTCGGTTTTATACTGATTGCAGCACTGGGACTGCCTATCTTTACAGTGGCGTTAATTGGAGCTGCCCTGGCTATGATCAGCATGTTGGGCAAGGCAAATCAAGAGGGGGTTTACTCATGAGCGAAAATCGTGGTAATATAGAAGTAACCAAAAAAGATATATATAAGGTAGGAATCCGCTGGCTGCTGTCCAATACATCTGCATGGAACTGGGAACGTATGCAGAATGTAGCCTTTGCCTGGAGTATGGTTCCTGTTTTAAAAAAGATATGTAAAAACAAAGAAGAAATGGGAGCCGCATTAACCCGCCATATGTCATTCTTTAATACGGAACCTACAATCGGCACTCCATTGGTCGGAGCTGTTGCTGCCATGGAAGTTCAAAGAGCAAAGGGAGAGGATATTCCGGATGATGTTTTTAATGCCATTAAATCCGGCCTCATGGGACCGATGGCCGCATTAGGAGATTCTCTTTTTGCCAGCACCGGCAATGCACTTTTGCTAAGCTTTGGCATGGGGCTGGCGCTGGAAGGAAATGTTCTGGGACCCATTATCTTTATGGTGCTTTGGACGGCCGTTACCTTTGGATTTTCCATGTGGGGCGTCCAGTTTGGATTCCGGGAAGGCCTAAAAATCATGGATTCCGAGATTTTCTCTCCGTCTATGATTGCGAAAGCAACATCCTTTCTTTCCATTCTTGGACTTACCGTAGTCGGAGGACTGTCTGCCCAATTCGTATCTTTGTCCACTCCGATTTCATGGACAAACGGAGAAAGCACCACACAGCTGCAGACAATTTTAAATGGCTTGATGCCTGGCCTGCTTCCATTTATAGTAGTCATGGCCATTTGGTACTTACATGATAAAAAGAACATGTCGGTAATAAAGCTTTTGGTGATTTTAATAATAATCGGAGCTGCCGGTTCGCTTCTGCACATTTTATAGGGAGGAAGAATGGTTAATATTTTAACAATGACCCATGGCGAAATGGCCCAAGGGCTGTATCAGACGGTTAATATGGTAATCGGAGAGCAGGAGAACTTTTCGTATCTGCCATTCCGTCCGGACCAATCTCTTGACAGTCTGATCGGTACATTAAAAAACAAGCTGGAAGAATTCAAAAATGACCTGCCATGTCTGGTGCTGGTTGATTTGTTTGGCGGTTCGCCTTCCAATGCAATTGTACATCTGATAGCGGAGGGATATAATCTGCAGGCAGTGGCTGGAGTCAATCTTCCCATGGTGATAACGGCTTTAACGGAAAGGGAGATGTATTCTTCTGTTGAAGAATTTACCGGATATATCCGGTCTGCCGGCTCAGACGGCGTAGTGAATATTGTGGAAAGATTGATGGAAGAGTAAGTGATAAGAGAACGGACTGCGGATTGAAATTTCGGCAGTCCGTTCTTGTGCTGAAAGCATGAAACTGCGGTGGCTATGGTTAGTTACAGCGTTGCAAGGGGTGTATATTGGGA of the Lacrimispora indolis DSM 755 genome contains:
- the rplT gene encoding 50S ribosomal protein L20 → MARIKGGMNAKKKHNRVLKMAKGYRGARSKQYRVAKQSVMRALTSSYAGRKERKRQFRQLWIARINAAARINGVSYSVFMHGLKLAGVDLNRKVLADMAVNDAEGFAKLAELAKSKVA
- the infC gene encoding translation initiation factor IF-3 gives rise to the protein MINEQIRDKEVLLIGENGEKLGIMSTRDALQMAKEAELDLVKIAPTAKPPVCKIIDYGKYRYELARKEKEAKKKQKVIEVKEVRLSPNIDTNDLNTKMSAARKFLEKGDKVKVTLRFRGREMAHMSKSRYILDDFAEKLADIAVIDKPAKVEGRSMIIFLNAKRQ
- the rpmI gene encoding 50S ribosomal protein L35, whose amino-acid sequence is MPKLKTSKSAAKRFKVTGTGKLVRNKAYKSHILTKKSTKRKRNLRKDIVTDATNAKVMKKILPYL
- a CDS encoding DUF1540 domain-containing protein, which codes for MTKLDCNVTSCLHNSDNYCCKSAIIVEGSQAKDSYDTCCGSFDENKDGTFHNLFKTPESRLEVDCEAVNCVYNEGRHCSAEHIGIAGDGASSSEHTECSTFKTR
- a CDS encoding DUF4489 domain-containing protein; amino-acid sequence: MAILNIRVICPGRITLFFSFWATGTVSDSIHFNVCDCDSCMNECCTYLVVVTFNVSPVIGGITLSAIVTENGCEC
- a CDS encoding peroxiredoxin — protein: MNVSIGMTAPDFTAVTTFGPIRLSDYKGYWVVLFSHPGDFTPVCTTEFVAFAQANDQFELLNTKLIGLSIDSNSSHLAWVNQIYQLTGIQIPFPIIADRMAEVANLYGMIAPDTSTQETVRNVYLIDPNQKIRAILIYPLTNGRNICEILRLLTALQISDKCGVVTPANWDPGKPVMTPPPRTYDQLLERANEPQISNLNCIDWFWCYKDKPC
- the thrS gene encoding threonine--tRNA ligase, with the translated sequence MKITLKDGSVKEYEHAMSVIDIASDISEGLARNACAGEVDGKVVDLRTVVEEDCSLSILTVNDPAGLSAYRHTASHILAQAVKRLYPQAKLAIGPSIENGFYYDFDIPSFSREDLDKIENEMKKIIKEGTKIERFTLPREEAIKFMEEKGEPYKVELIQDLPEGAEISFYRQGEFTDLCAGPHLMSTKPIKAFKLTSSSGAYWRGSEKNAMLTRVYGTAFAKKEELNEYLEYLANIKNRDHNKLGRDLEIFATVDVIGQGLPLLMPKGAKIVQTMQRWIEDEEEKRGYMRTKTPLMAKKDLYIISDHWDHYKEGMFVLGNEETDDEVFALRPMTCPFQYYVYKQSQKSYRDLPCRYGETSTLFRNEDSGEMHGLTRVRQFTISEGHLIVRPDQIEEEFKGCVDLAKYCLTTLGLEGDVTYQMSKWDPNKADHYLGTPEMWDEVEGMMRKILDHIGIQYTEAAGEAAFYGPKLDIQAKNVYGKEDTMITIQLDMFLAERFDMSFVDKDGTKKRPYIIHRTSMGCYERTLAWLIEKYEGAFPTWLCPEQVRVLPISEKYHEYAGKVASQLKENGILATVDERAEKIGYKIREARLSKLPYMLVVGQKEEEDGVVSVRSRFNGDEGQRPLSDFIDDICREIRTKEIKKVNVTEEAK
- a CDS encoding EamA family transporter: MWFVFALLSSIFAAFTSILAKMGIEGVNSNLATAIRTVVVVLMAWMIVFLTGAQTGLSEISRKSWLFLILSGLATGLSWICYYKALQIGEASKVVPVDKLSIVLTVLLAFLILHEQFTMNKLIGILLITAGTFVMIL
- a CDS encoding VOC family protein; this translates as MDIKLKTIILECRNIPQLLSFYTGLLHWPVVFEIDTFVGIHSMEEDIGIAFQYDKNYISPTWPSQPGQQQMMSHLDFAVTDKSELKEATEKAIELGARIANGQYGGEEWVTMLDPADHPFCFVVWNHE
- a CDS encoding AEC family transporter, whose protein sequence is MTAVLIKAAAFVSIIIMGYLLKRAGFFQAKDFYLVSRIVIKITLPAAIVSNFSKITMDYSLLFVCVIGFLCNCVTVAAGYVMEAVKSRETKAFAMINMSGYNVGNFTMPFVQSFLSPVGFAATSLFDAGNAVMCTGMTYTLASMVIGEEEKPSIKKVVLKLFSSAPFDAYVLMTVLSILNIKLPSVLISLADTAGGANAFLALLMIGIGFEIRMEKEKMSQIFRILGVRYIIGVLMAVGFYYLAPFGLEVRQALAIVSLGPVSSVAPAFTGALKGDIETASAVNSLSIVISIAAITAALIILL